In Mustela nigripes isolate SB6536 chromosome 2, MUSNIG.SB6536, whole genome shotgun sequence, a single window of DNA contains:
- the LOC132010371 gene encoding olfactory receptor-like protein OLF4: MESGNITGVSEFLLLGFSEETEVQLLIFGLFLSMYLITVLGNLLIILAFTSDSHLHSPMYFFLANLSFTDICVTSTTIPKMLVNIKTERKVITFAGCFTQMYFFQLFAGLDIFLLTVMAYDRFVAICHPLHYTVIMNPQLCGLLVLMSWILSILHALLETLMVLRLSFCTEVEIPHFFCELNQMIQLACSDTFLNNVVMYFAVMFLAGGPFLGILYSYSKIVSSILGISSAQGKYKAFSTCTSHLSVVSLFYCTSLGVYFSSTATQSSHASAVASVMYTVVTPMLNPFIYSLRNKDIKKALMRFSEVAALKGPVVLGLKKCP, translated from the coding sequence ATGGAGTCAGGGAATATTACAGGAGTTTCAGagtttcttcttctgggattttcaGAGGAAACTGAAGTGCAGCTCCTCATATTTGGGCTTTTCCTCTCCATGTACCTGATCACTGTGCTTGGAAACCTACTCATTATCCTGGCTTTCACCTCTGActcccacctccactcccccatgtacttcttcctggccAACCTGTCCTTCACAGACATCTGTGTTacctccaccaccatccccaagatgctggtgaatataaaaacagagagaaaagtcaTAACCTTTGCAGGCTGCTTTACACAGATGTACTTTTTCCAACTCTTTGCAGGATTAGACATTTTTCTCCTGACTGTGATGGCTTATGATCGTTTTGTGGCTATCTGTCACCCCCTGCACTACACAGTCATCATGAACCCCCAGCTCTGTGGACTGCTTGTTCTGATGTCCTGGATCCTAAGTATCCTGCATGCCTTGTTAGAAACCTTAATGGTGTTGCGGCTGTCATTCTGTACAGAGGTGGAAATCCCCCACTTTTTCTGTGAACTCAATCAGATGATCCAGCTTGCCTGCTCTGATACCTTTCTCAATAACGTGGTGATGTATTTTGCAGTTATGTTCCTGGCTGGTGGTCCCTTCCTTGGGATCCTCTACTCTTATTCTAAGATAGTTTCCTCCATACTTGGGATCTCTTCAGCTCAGGGCAAGTACAAAGCCTTTTCCACCTGTACATCTCACCTGTCAGTTGTCTCCTTATTTTATTGTACGAGCCTAGGCGTGTACTTTAGCTCTACTGCTACCCAGAGCTCCCATGCAAGTGCAGTGGCCTCAGTGATGTATACGGTGGTGACACCCATGCTGAACCCCTTCATCTACAGCCTGAGGAACAAAGACATAAAGAAGGCTCTGATGAGATTCTCTGAGGTGGCAGCTCTAAAAGGGCCAGTTGTCCTGGGACTGAAGAAGTGTCCATGA